The Pseudoalteromonas rubra region CATGGCGTGAGTGCACATCTGGCCTTATATCAATTTATTCTTTTGAAAGCTATTTACATAAAATTATGATCTTAAAGTTGTGTGAATTAACGACGGGAAAAACCAGGTGCACGCTTGACTTCCCACCACCTAAAATCACCACAAAAGCTAAGATATTGTAAAGAAAAGTTTTTAACGAAAAACAACTTTAGAGAGGTCACATCAAGCCTCTCTAAAAAATCAACAGAAGCTTAATGTAAGTACAAAGGATACACAGGCAACATCTTCAACAAATTTAAACCCGTAACAACAGGTATTTGTTGAATGTAAATTCGAAACACCGAAACACTAGAGCAAGTTCAGGCTCGACTAGAAGAACTGCTCGCTCAGTTCTCAGAAGGGCAAGACTTCTCAATGAAAAAACTTGCTACTGCCCTCTACATAGCAAGGCAGCGTGGCGAGTTGACCCTTTACTTTAGACAACAGGTGCGTGGACATCGGGTTTGCAAAACACTTGGTAAGCTAGACTAGGATATCACTTTAGCCTGTGCCCTGGAGCGAGTTAAGACGCTCTCTCTCAAGCTTACAGAGCAAGGCATCTTAGACACTGAACTCAGCCTCGACGCTACTCTCTCAAAACCATCAATGATTTTGCCGCCGATTTCTTCTCACACAGGGAGGCGCAGGCCCAAAAAGGCGAAAATCCATATGAAGATTTGTCTGGTATGCAGAACTTTTATAAAAAGCATATTTCTAAAGCCATAGAGGCGACCCCTATAGCAAACCTCGACGGCACTCATATCGACTACCTTGTTGATTCTATTCTTGCCAAAGCCAATAAGTCATATAGCTATAACGCCACTAGCGCCAAGGCTCTAGGGGTAATGAAGAAAATCTGCAACCGGGCGGTTAAATACGGGCAATTGAGTCATAGCGTCCTTGAACTCTTCAGTCCACGCGAAGTCGGTTACAAAGATATCCCAAAATCTCGGGCCTTTACTAAGCCTGAGATCAAGCAGTTAATCCAGGCACTTCAGAATCAGCCAGAATGTGAGCGGGTAAATGTTATCGCCGTCTGCCTGTTGCTGGTACTTGGTAAACGCAAGATCGAACTTATCAAGAGCGTATGGAAAGATATCTGCTTCAACGAACGAGAATGGTTAGTTGAAAAGACTAAAACGGGGGCAGATATCGTAATCCCTTTTAGTCCCCTCGTTAAAGGCTGGCTAGAAGAACTAAAAGAGCTCAGCATGGGAGAGAGTCACTTATTTCCAAAACGACAAGAAACGGCAAAAGCGAAGCACATTAGCGAATCCACGCTGAATGGCTTTCTAGAAAGGGCCCTCTCGGAGCTCAAAATAGAAGTTCACGATCTTCGCCGCACAACACGAACAACGTTAAGAGCACTGGATATACCAGTCGATGTGGCCGAGTCCTACATTAACCACAAACAGAAGGCGTATCGATACAACTTTTATCACAGATTGCCTGAGCGCAAGCGCGCCTGCAAGAAGCTAAGCAAATTAATTAAAAAATACTTAACCAACAAAGACGGATAATTCCCGATGAATAGCAGTCCCTATTTAACACTACCCGAAGTGATCAGCATGACGCGATGCAGCCGATCTCAGATCTTTGCATTGCGCAAGAAGGGGAGCTTTCCTCAGCCAATCAAGCTCTCACCTCGCAAGATCGTATGGCGGCAATCAACAATAGAGGAGCACATGCAGCGGCAACAGGTCGCATAATATGCACGGCCCAAAAAATTAAAACGGGCATCATAAAGAGCTTATTTCAACGCGTAGCATTCTGCTTTCTCGGTATTATAAGCACATACAGTTTGTTGTCGTAGAGTTCACCGCTTCAACGACTGTTGGATGCCCACTTAATTAAATAACTTGAGGCGACTGATGCGGGTGTCGCTAAAAGTGACCTGATACCGGCAGCCCGAGGGGCGCTGGCGAAATACGCAGCTTTCGGGCTGCTTTTTCTGTATTAGTTTAAAGATAGAAACTTCACAGGTGCGCGCCCTTTTCTTGAACCACCTAAAAGTTCAATTGCTTAATAAACCGGTCGCCATCCTTTCAGCACTACAGGTTTGGGCTCACTAATAGAGTAAATATCTTCACACGGCTCTTCGCTTGGTTTGATTCGAATTTTATAATTAGTTGGGCAATCGGTTGACGTAAATACAACAGTGTCGCCAGACTTGGCTCCCCACTTAGAGAAAAACTTTGTCATGTAGGTTATTCGATACTCGTTTCGGGTGCTCTTTGCTGGCGAAAAAGTTTTGCCGTTGTAATATATGTAACGCATCTTCCATTGCTCCCCGTCGGGATCCTCACAGACTATCCAGGCGTCCGGATTGAATTCCTCAAGTTCCAGTGCAGGAAAGAAATCGAGAAGCCCTGCATTTTTTCTCGGAACAACAATCCCAGCCTGGTGGCCACCAGTCTCACCGGTGTCATTTTTTGTTAAAGCTTTTTCATATGATTTGTTCATTCAATATCCTTAGTGGGACTCTCATTAAGAGCTTTTCCAAGATCCTGCTTGTCTCGCGTGCTAATTGGAATAGCTTCTTCTCCAAGCTCCCGCTTCCATAAACTTCTTTCAACCATTGTTTCCTCTACAGTGCCCTGATAAAACAGACGGTAGACAGTTACAGGCTTTACCTGGCCTCGCCGATGAGCTCTCGCAGAAGCCTGCATCTCTAATGCAGGATTCCAGTTTTGTGTATAGTGGATGACAATGGTGGCTGCTGTAATATTAAGGCCCGCCCCTGCAGCTTTAGGGTTTAAAACCAATACAGCAGGCCCTTCTACAGAAGTAAAGTGATCTACTATAGATTGTCTTTCTTGCTGGGGGGTTGAACCATTAATTGTGTTCCAATAATTAACGGATAGATTTTCCTGCTCAGCCGCCTTTTTAATTAATTCACCACAGTGGTTGTAGGCTGCAAATATTAGAACCTTCTTTTTAGTGCGAGTGGCCTCGCTGAGCAGCTGAATACAGATTGCCATTTTGGGAGTCATAAGAGGGTGCATCGCGTCCGGGTACAGCTCGACATGGTCTTCCCAGTCCTGTATTCCGGGCTGCTTAACTCGCAGCCATGGGTGAGCACAATAAATTGCTAGCTGACCGACTGCAACAAGTTTTCCGGCTGGCCCATATTCAGAGATCGTTTCTTCTCTGATCCTCTCGTATTCATTGACTGCAGCAGAGTCGAGTTCAAGAGGTAGATCTACATCAGTACGCAAAGGAAGATCGTCTGCGACATCTTTAACCTGCCGTTTGAGAATTATGGTATCTGAAAGCTTGCTCAGCTCTCGGGCACCCTCTTCTGTATCTGGGTAAAGGACAGGAAAGCTATCTTTTGTTCCCAGAATTCCAGGGATTGCCAAATCAGCCAAAGACCACAGATCTAAAAGTGTATTCTCTATTGGGGTTCCTGTAACCGGAATCGTGTACCTCCTCGGCAATGAGCTCAGTGCAATGCGGCGCTTCGATTCCGGATTTTTTACTGCCTGAGCCTCGTCACAAATCAGATAACTCCAGTCAATACCTCTGAACATAGATACGTCGTTTACCATAGTGTCGTAAGTGGTAACAACTATATCTGACCGCATCAGGTCCTTATAATAGCCAGTTCGGTCAGTGCCCCTATGCACTAGGATCGTAAATGAGGGGCTAAACTTATGTATCTCTCGACACCAGTTCGCAACCAATGTTGTCGGACATACAATTAAAGCAGGGTTTTCTGGATTAGGTTTGTTTAGCAGGAGCGTAGTGATAATCTGGAGGGTTTTCCCCAAGCCCATCTCATCTGCCAGTATTGCACCACCAAGAGTCGTCATCGAATCGCTTAACCACGCAACCCCATGCTCCTGGTATGGATACAATTTAGCATTAAGACCCTCTGTCGCAACAGGAAGAGACATGGAAGCGGAGCGAGAGTTGGCCGTCTCAGTTACACTTACACCGACACTTACCTCAATTCCCTCTATCCCATTTCGGATCAAGCTGAGAACTTCAGGATAACTCAAGTCCTGAGGATTTGCTCCGGCCAGAGCTTTGCTCACATACTCCGGTGCGTCATGTGGTAGTGGTTTTATTCGTTCAGAGTCGATTAACCAGTTATGGCAAATACTTATGCAGGGAATAAACTGACTGACACCTGCTTTACGAATAGATGCTCCAAGAGAGGCCTCGTATTTACCATTCTTCCGGTCAATATGCAGAACTGGACTTTGAAGCCTTTCAGAGAACGAATAAGGCAAGTTAGCTTTGTCAAATTTTCGGTAATCTTGATCCAATGTGGACAGGGAATGGCTCATTGATTCATCACTTTCTTTAACTCTTCAGGTGTCAGAGCAGGTTTGCGTTTATGAATAGCTCTGTGACAATTCGGGCACAAAGGGATGAGATCTGTCTCAGGGTTGTATGCTCTGGGCTGCCCTATTTCTGATAATGGCTCGATATGGTGCACTTCAAGGATAGAGGCAAGTTCTGAACCATAGGTGTCTTGGGGGATAAACCCACACACACCACATTGTTCACCATGTATTGAAAGGCATAATAGGCGATTTCTGGGATTTCGTTCCCTTTTTCTGGCTAAAGAGAGCATCACGCCGCCCTCTATTATTGAATTGCTTTCTTCTTCCCTTTCTTCTTCATCTTCATAGCCAATTAATTCCGCTATAGCCGCGATTAAGGGAACCATAATCAGGCTTATTGTTTCGGAGATTTCTGCCGAGCCATGAAGATTTGAAACCTTCCTGGTAACATTAATTTGAAAACAAGAGGTAACCTGCCAACCATGAACCGAGGAAGAGCCATTAATTGAAACGTCGAACGAGCGCTTTAACTGTTCCGTAAATGCATATGCGAGAGCATAATCATTTCGCGAGGCCCTGTTCTGAATGTGCTGTATGCAGGGAGCTGCATAAGTACCGAACTTAAGCGACACAATGTGCCGCTTAAGTCCTGATGGGCGGATAGAAAAAACTGGCCCATTACTTCTGTTGTAATTATCAAACCAGAACGACAGTCCCTGACGCGCCTCTAAAGGGTTCATTGCTCCCTTCATATGCACTCCAATATCTTTTCTAATCTGAGCTGCTATCAAATCAATTTCGTTGTCATCCATGATGATTTTCAGCTATCTGAGGTGGGCATATCAACTTTTCGAAGAAGCTTTTTCAGGTTTGATGAAACCTCATCCCGGATATCTTCCCACATGTTTCCCAGCTCCTCATCAGTATTTTTATGTTCGGCTGCAGCAAGCGCCCATAAAAGGAAATCCAAGCCTTCGACAGATATTCCAGATTTTGTCTGGCTATATATCTTTGTATAAAAATCGTGCTGCTTGTTGAGATGCACCCCAGTAGAGTGATTTGTATCCGTTTTACTAGTCAGACAGGGCTCCCAAAGCGCACCAGAAGGTATCCCGTTAACAGGGTTTACAAAAAGGCTGTCTGGATTAACGTTACTTTCGACAGGTGTGAATATTTTTATCCCGTTCCCCTGATTATTGGACACGACCGCACTGCCGGATTTCTCATCGACCGATTCAGCGGTTACTTTAGAGGTATTTGGGGTTTCAGAAATTGTCTTATTTGAATCACCATGTGATATACCGCCCGACACTTTAACTGCCTGTTTTCTACGGTATCTTCTATCTGCCTCTTTATAGGCAGGACTCAAAAGCTCCTTTAGAGCTTCTTCTAACGCAGGGTCCAGCAGAATTCTGCTCTTTTTAACATCTACACTGAAGGCTTCATCCAATTGATGGTCAAAGTCAAATTCAATTCTAAGCAAGGACCAGTGTGGATCGTCCGAACGCCAAAGCCCCAGGTAACCGCCGTAGTGTATTACCCTTCCTTCCCGATGGATATAGAAACCCTGACCGCGGTTAGATATTTTAGCGTAGTTTTTATTCTCTTCCTTCGTCATATCCTTAGCATGAGGAAGAATCCAAGCCTTTACAGTAGCATTATGAACTGTCCCATCTTCTCGCTGTATTGGAAGCACCGTCAACTTGTCCGGCAGCACCTGCTCAGATCTTTCAGGGTAAAAAGGGTTCCAATATTCAACTTTTTTGCCGTTAACAGCAATGTTTACAGTCCGATGTTCTGTTTCTTCAGGGTTGAGGTACTTGTGAAAGATTAGTGCACAATGATCTATCAGCTTTGATCTTCTTGTTTTTATGGCATTTTGTTCTTTGGTGCCACCGGGCTCTTCATAAACTTTACTTAGCAGCCTGTCACAGCGAGACCAGATAACCAGAGTTCCAGAATCACCACACATTTCTTCAAAAACTTCCCTTTCATCTTCAGATAAGGGCTCATCCAACATTACCCAAGCATTCTCCTTTGCCACATGCTCCAGGTCCCAGGTAAGCTTAAGAAGTTCATCGGAAGCACTTTTGCGAGAAATCAGAGAGTATTTCAGACACACAGAACTCGATGCAGTCTTCAAGCCTAAACCAAATTTCCCTAGAGAGGCGAGGTCTTCTCGGATTTTTGCTCCGTACTTCATGGCATTGAATAGCCCGTCTACATCCATTCCATGGCCGTCATCGCCAAAGTAAACATACTTTCTCCCATCGAGAGTCAGGTCGATACTAATATTGATGTTAGTCGCGCCGGCAGCTATAGAGTTATCAATAATATCTGCAGCAGCCGTGTAAAAATCGTATCCAGTGTCACGCAGACCATGTATCAAACGAGCCGGATCGGGATCGTTGACCATGTCGTGCAGTTGGTTGCGTTGAATCTTAGTGACTGAATCATCCATGTAATGAACCCTCGCATTCTTGGAATTTGGACAGATGGCTTTCCTGCTAAGAAATTAATCAGTATAGCCTTATTTATTAGGCAGATAAATATAACTAATAACTTTTTAAGAAAAAATGGGAAGTCATACTTTTTCTTCAGTTTACAGTGATAGTATCAAGGAGGTGGTTACAATTCGTAACGCAACGTGGTGAAGTCTAGATGACGACCTAAGCAATATTGAGTAGCAGTTGTAGTGGTCAACTAATCCCGGACAGTAAATAAAGTTTTTCTTCCGCAACTGCTGGCGCAAGCATTTCGTTGTTGCTATGCGGCCTTTGCCAGTTGTAGTAGTTCATTAAATAGTAACTCATATCTCTTTCAGCTTCTTTGAAGGAATCATAGCCTGTTGACGGAACCCACTCTGTTTTTAAACTCCTAAATAGCCTTTCCATTGGTGCGTTGTCCCAACAATTCCCCCTGCGACTCATGCTTTGAGTCATACGATAGCGCCATAATTTTTGCCTGAACTTTGTGGCAACATACTGACAGCCCTGATCAGAATGGAACAACACGCCCGATGGCCGACCTCGTTGTTCATAGGCTCTGTCTAACGCTTTGACGGCTAAGTTGGCATCTGGTTGATGAGACATAGCCCAGCCCACTACACTGCGTGTGCATAAATCCAATACTACAGCCAGATAGGCCCACTTTCTTCCGGTCCAGATATAGGTAATGTCACCGCACCACACTTGATTTGGCGAACTAACATCAAATTCCCTGTTTAGACGATTAGGTATATCCAGCCGTTCAACGGTTGCTTTTTTATAGCTATGTGAACCTGGCTGCTTGCATATGAGCTGCATATCCTTCATAACGCGCCTGATTTTGAAAAGGCCTGCTTTTATTCCTGAGTCAGCCAGCATCGCCATGATTGTTCGACTTCCCGCTGAGTTCCGGCTTAATGTGAATAACTCGTTTATCCTAGCTCGTAACGCAAGTTCATCGGTATTGTTAGACTTCACTCGATGTTTATAGTCGTAATAACTCGAACGTGGAACATCAAAGGTTTCGCAGACCAATTCAACAGGCTCAAGCTCACTTAACTGGTCTACTATCGAGTATTGTTCATCTCGTCTGACATCAAGAGAGCTGTAGCCTTTTTTAGTATGGACTTTTCACGTTCCAAGCGATCAATTCGTGCTTCAAGTTCTTGAATTTTCTGCTGCTCAGGCGTTAGAGCCTTGGACTGGGGTGTTTCACCACCACGCTCTTGCTTCAGCTGCTGGATCCAGCGCCTCAAAGCCGTTTCACCAATATCCAGAGATCGGCATGCTTCGGGCACTGAATATCCTTTATCGAGTACCAAGGCGGCGGCTTCCACCTTAAATTCCTGTGTAAAAGTACGACGTTTTCTGGTCATAAACACCTCTCATTGAGTGGTAATAATACCACCTAAAATAGTGTCCGGTTTTATTGAATCACAACAAGTCATCCATAATGATGAAGCGAAAAAAAATGTATAGTTAAAGGGGCGGAGAGGGTATTTTCTGGTATATCCCCCCGTTCAGCAACCAGTCAGTTATTTCCGTCATAAGTATTTGTTCATTGATTTTTGATGGTCCTCTGGTTGAGCATTCCCAAATAATTAAAACTCTCCAGCCAAACTCCATAAGTTTGTCCTGACTGGCGACATCAACGGTGTGCTGCTTTCTTAATTTTTTTGACCACCACTCAGCCCGACTGCCGGGTAGTTTAAACATAGGGCAGTTATGCATGTGCCAAAAGCATCCGTGCGCAAAAATAACTGCGTGATACTTGGGGATAACAAAGTCTGGTGAACCCGACAGTTTATGGGGGAGTTACAGGGGAGTTACAAGTCCACACCTGCTACCGACACTATTTAACGATTAAGTCTTTCGCGGTCTGTATTGATAAATGAGGACACTGGCAAAACTCACTTGAACGGATAAAACCAAGCCTGGAGAGAGCATAAACCGCAAAGGTTTTTACTGATTTGCTATCGAAGGGGTCTGTGAGTGATATTACGGTTTTCACCCACGGATGTTGTGCTCTAATAGAGTCGTTCAATTCATGCGAATTTGTGCAAATGACGGATACAGGCGAAAGTGGTAACTAAAGTGGTTACTCGTCTAGAGCTGGTAAACTAGCGATTGGCTACAGCCCCTGATTTTATTAGCCTTGTGAACTATCGTGGACTCTATCCGAGTTCCAGATCCAGAATATTGAGTGATGTATGTTAAGTCTTTTTGAAAAGACTTAAATCACTTAAACCCCTGTAAATAGGGGCTTTTATTTGTGAGTTTCACGTACTAATTTAATAACTAATTTGACGCGTTCAGTATGTAAGGGCGCATCAATTTTGCAACAGCCCTAAAAACGGGCACAACTACTGAATTGCCAAACTGTTTATAAGCGGCGGTATCTGCACAAACGATTCTGAAATCAGCGTCATTACTCTCCCGGTCGAAGTCAGGTTTTTCAAAACCCATCAATCTTGCACACTCCTGCGGTGTAAGCCTGCGTGGCGTTTTGAATGTTGAATCAAATTCACTTGCATAACGGCCATATTTTGAGTCGTATTCTTTCTCGCCTTCTTTTACTTTTTCCTTGTACAAAGCAACATCAGGCTCAGGGTTGTCTTCAAAAAAACGACGGGCAAACAGGTTTGCCGCCTGCTCTCTTTCAGTATTTTTCCGAATTGCAAACTCTCGGTTTTGTTCAAGGTATTCGGGAGGAAGCCCATCTTGGTTGATAAGAATTTCAGATCCATCTTTGTAGTAACGAGCAGATAGAGTCCTGGTAACCGCATTTGGGTTTGCGGGATCAATTAACCCAAATCCAAACCCATTCCCTTTAGACTGATGCTTAAGCGCATAGTGATAAAGGTAATTCCATAGGTTTGGTGTCAGCGTATACTTTTCTTTTTCTGCCAGTTCTAGCTCACAAAGAATATCGGCTACACTATAGCGGGCTTTAGGTTTCTCTATTTTGCTGAGACAAATTTGTCTGAAAGAGTCGTCAGTATCAATGAGATCTTTGCGTACCCCAACCAATACGATCCTTTCCCGATGTTGAGGAGTAAAATGTGCACCATCAATTATTGTGGGCTCCGGCTTTCGCTTTCTGACGTTACAAATAGCCTCTTCAATATCATCATCAACATCTGTAATATTAGCAACCCAGTAACCTGCTCTGTCTAAAGCACGAACAATGGTAGCGAAAGTATTCCCTTTATCATGACTCTTTAAGTTTTTGACGTTCTCCAAAACAAAAAACTTTGGTTTACGGGCCAACAGTATCTGCTCAACATCAAAAAACAACGTTCCCTGAGTGTTACAGTCGAATCCGTGAGAACGACCTAGAGAGTTCTTCTTTGATACACCAGCAAGAGAAAATGGTTGGCAAGGAAACCCCGCCAGTAGCACGTCATGCTCGGGTATGTGTTTTCTGATGCTCTCTAACTTTTCCCTATCAGAAACACTTTGCTCACCACTTTTCGTTATCTTGGTAATATCCATAAAAGTGCTGTTTTTCTCCTGATTTTCATCAGCAGAGTCTATGAAGTAGGGTAATTCATGCTCGTCTACGTAGTGGTTTGCCAGGTAAGTGCGGCGCGCCCTCTGATCCCATTCGCTGGTAAATACACACTTGCCGCCAATATCTTCAAAACCTTTTCTCAAGCCTCCAATGCCGGCAAACAGATCAATAAACTTAAAATCAGGCTCATCCCAGTGGGCAGGTTTGGCCGGCAATAATTTACTCCGAATATCTTCGATCGCATTTTCACTAAAAACTATGGGGTTTGATACGGGGTCAGCTCTCCACCGATTGAGCTTTTCACGATTTATTTGCTGTTCGTAACCACATCCAAGCTCTCGCAATCTGATCGCGAGGTTTTTTTGATCGTATACTTCAATCAATAACTTCAAAAGTTTATGACTCTCAGCTTGCAAACGCTCGATGCGAGCTCTCTCTTCGCGGTCTCCGCAATTAACTATTTCACTATTTTGCATACTATTAAAACAAAAGGGACATTTGTGTACACTTTAGCACACAACTGTCCCCCTTTAGATAATTTATATGTAATTTTATACAGTGGCTAATTTAACATCACTTATGAAATCATGAAAAGACAACAGCCAGTTTGCCTGGGTAGGCTGATAAGTTGAGTGCAAAGCATCAGGAACTACAAGTTGTAAATTCATTGAGTCCATTTGCGTAGTTTGTGCTTCGCTTATCGCTGGCTCCATGGTTATGAGGTGCTTGCGCTTAATGCGACTAGCTTCAACCAACACTTGCCGCCAGCGATCCTTACACGTCGTTTTTGCACCAAGCATTCTGAGCTTATCACATGGGTAATCTGAGCTTTTATAAGCCTGATCACTCGGGAATAAGAAGTCAGGTTTTTGCCTTCCTTCGGTGTTGGCTCCCCTTTCGAACGGAAGTCCATTTGCAGATAAAATAGTTTCGATGTGATTCTCAAATGCATGGCCACTTCTGGACTTTCGCCTGTTTTGAACGCTAAGTGAAAACCGAAGAAACTCATCAAGATCATCTCCATCTTCACCAAATCCCTCCCTTAGTTTTTCTTTTACAATATGTTTTTCCAGCTGTCGAAATGCAGACTCCTCGGTTTCCATCCATTCAATTATTGCTGAATCCGGATCTGTTACAGGACATATCTCTCTAGCAAGAGTTCGCGTAAAATCCGAGAAGTGTTTAGTCTTAGGAAAATGTGGCCCAAATTTATCAAGAATCTGCTCAAGGACATCAGTGCCATCCTGCCCGATCTCAATTCCATATCGGGCAAACATGAGCCGAATAGGTAAAACAACTTTTCCTTCTTTAACTTCAACTTTACTAAGCTTTTCTTTTGAAACCATATTCTGGACACCGAACAGCGCACGAATCTGTGCCTCATATTCGCTATCCGGTGGGCAAAATATCATCAACACTTCTCGATCTTTGGTTAAAGCAATCAAGAAAAAGTCTTCTGGAGAAAACCTTTCACTCACATCATTGGAAGCATAGTACATTCTCCACTCCGCTGATCTACCACTTTGATTATATCGAGTGTCATACCATGTAACATGATCTTCTACGACGAGAGGAGACTCGGGGTCATCGCTCAGGTAAACGAGTGTGGCTGGTAACTTCACTTTAATACCATTATCTGGCATACCTATATGTTCACCTATACCAGCTTGCTTAAGCCCACCAATTTCATGTTGATTCGAAGTCTGCCGGTTTGCATCTACCGCAGTGAGATATTTAAAAGCAGCCGAAGTAAATACGTCAGATAATTGCTCAAACATAGTCTGTTCCTTAGTCATTTTTCGCTAGACTACTTTGATTACAAAATAATTTCACTATCAGTTTGCATACAAGCCCTGCTCGGTCAGCTCTCCTGACGATGAACCACTTACCAACCATGTTTTGACAAGTAAATTTATCATAGGTTTAGCGAGCCTGTTTTTTCCTTTTAAACTACACTCCCATACGACAAGAACTCGAATCCCTAGTCTTCGTAGCTGACTCTGTACCACCTTATCCCTTGCAAAATTGCTTTCCAACTTACTTTTCCAAAACTCTTGTCGGGTTTGAGGCAATTTGAACACTGCACAGCCATGCATATGCCAGAAACAGCCATGAACAAAAATTGCCGCGTTATATTTCCTGAGCCAGATATCAGGTTTTCCAGGAATAGCTTTTGGACAAACCCTGTAACGCAAACCTTCCTTATGCAGCAAGCGCCTCAGAAGTAATTCAGGTTTGGTATTCTTTGATCTGATCGCCCGCATATTCTTGCTGCGGGTTTGTTTGTCATGAACATCCAACTATTTTACCTCGCGAAGTTGTACTGTATAAACGAAGATAGCTTACATAGTCTAAAGCTGAATAATGTTGTCGGTACATAAATGTAAGTTGAGCAACACATACTCATCAAAAGAGCTCGAATCATGTCTCCAGAGTCCTACTTAAGAGGTGAACCTACCAATACGAATATGTATGAGCTCGCCGATGGTCAGGTTTATGCTATGACTGGCACAAGTGCAAACCACGAACTTATTGTGGAATACTTACATCGAACTCAAAAGTCATCTAAAAGGCGTCAATGTGAGCTATTTGGTTCAGACATGAAAATGCGAGGGCACGAAAACTTTTGTAACTAGATATGCTATGTGGCTGACATTTTGATGAACCTGAACTCTACCACCCCTAAAATATGGGGGATTATTGTCGATGTGCTCTCTTACGAGACTCACCCAAACTAAAGCTTTATTACATTGTCCAGTGTAATTCCTACTTCGCAGCCAATTTATGTATATCTTCATAAAAAAAGCGCTGAACGCGCTTTTTGTTTTAGCAATTAAGCTGACTTTAGCCACCACAGCTCTTTTTCGGATCCGGGTGAGCCACCTGAACTCTGTCTGGCAAATCAGGACTACCAACCCCTGAACCATGCACTTTTTTCAGGCTTTCTGTTTGTAATTGCTTCATATTGTCTGACAACCTCCATTCGTCGTTATTTAGATGGATTACCTGCCCTCTGCATAATGACGTTGATTACAATCATAAACGTTATTCTCCAAAGGTATTGCCCAAATCTTTAGTTTCCAACTCGCTAATACGCCTTTTCACGTTCTACAAATTCCTCTCTGGAGTTTGCTGTCATTGAGTACGCAAACAACGCTAAACTAATCATCAAGTGAAACAGCAACATCAGATTATCTCGCACATATAGCTTGAACGGCGCGGAATCAAATATGTAGTATTTGTAGGCCAAAACCTCAAGCCAGGTTACGACGTTTACCACACAGGTTAAACCAAGAAGTAAAATGATCCCACATTCTTGCGCTGATAGCCTCTGAAGTCTGTAAACCCTCTTAAAGTAATGGCTACCAGAAAAAATATAGAGCCTCAATGCAAGATTTCGCCGAAATATGATTGGCAAAAGAAACATAGCATTAATCACTACATCAGCGATGTAATAGTGTGTATTCCACCGCATAGTGATTGGCAAAGTAGCAATATCGAGCACTTCAAAGAAACCATAAGCCAGTAAAAACCAACGAGCTGTGGCGACTTTCCAACTCAGCGCTAACCCCAACAAAATGGCTGCAAGAGGCGCATATTCCATGATGGCGTATACTTCCTTCAT contains the following coding sequences:
- a CDS encoding IS3 family transposase (programmed frameshift) — protein: MTRKRRTFTQEFKVEAAALVLDKGYSVPEACRSLDIGETALRRWIQQLKQERGGETPQSKALTPEQQKIQELEARIDRLEREKSIPKKGYSSLDVRRDEQYSIVDQLSELEPVELVCETFDVPRSSYYDYKHRVKSNNTDELALRARINELFTLSRNSAGSRTIMAMLADSGIKAGLFKIRRVMKDMQLICKQPGSHSYKKATVERLDIPNRLNREFDVSSPNQVWCGDITYIWTGRKWAYLAVVLDLCTRSVVGWAMSHQPDANLAVKALDRAYEQRGRPSGVLFHSDQGCQYVATKFRQKLWRYRMTQSMSRRGNCWDNAPMERLFRSLKTEWVPSTGYDSFKEAERDMSYYLMNYYNWQRPHSNNEMLAPAVAEEKLYLLSGIS
- a CDS encoding very short patch repair endonuclease, coding for MSGSPDFVIPKYHAVIFAHGCFWHMHNCPMFKLPGSRAEWWSKKLRKQHTVDVASQDKLMEFGWRVLIIWECSTRGPSKINEQILMTEITDWLLNGGIYQKIPSPPL
- the dcm gene encoding DNA (cytosine-5-)-methyltransferase, coding for MQNSEIVNCGDREERARIERLQAESHKLLKLLIEVYDQKNLAIRLRELGCGYEQQINREKLNRWRADPVSNPIVFSENAIEDIRSKLLPAKPAHWDEPDFKFIDLFAGIGGLRKGFEDIGGKCVFTSEWDQRARRTYLANHYVDEHELPYFIDSADENQEKNSTFMDITKITKSGEQSVSDREKLESIRKHIPEHDVLLAGFPCQPFSLAGVSKKNSLGRSHGFDCNTQGTLFFDVEQILLARKPKFFVLENVKNLKSHDKGNTFATIVRALDRAGYWVANITDVDDDIEEAICNVRKRKPEPTIIDGAHFTPQHRERIVLVGVRKDLIDTDDSFRQICLSKIEKPKARYSVADILCELELAEKEKYTLTPNLWNYLYHYALKHQSKGNGFGFGLIDPANPNAVTRTLSARYYKDGSEILINQDGLPPEYLEQNREFAIRKNTEREQAANLFARRFFEDNPEPDVALYKEKVKEGEKEYDSKYGRYASEFDSTFKTPRRLTPQECARLMGFEKPDFDRESNDADFRIVCADTAAYKQFGNSVVVPVFRAVAKLMRPYILNASN
- a CDS encoding type II restriction endonuclease; the encoded protein is MFEQLSDVFTSAAFKYLTAVDANRQTSNQHEIGGLKQAGIGEHIGMPDNGIKVKLPATLVYLSDDPESPLVVEDHVTWYDTRYNQSGRSAEWRMYYASNDVSERFSPEDFFLIALTKDREVLMIFCPPDSEYEAQIRALFGVQNMVSKEKLSKVEVKEGKVVLPIRLMFARYGIEIGQDGTDVLEQILDKFGPHFPKTKHFSDFTRTLAREICPVTDPDSAIIEWMETEESAFRQLEKHIVKEKLREGFGEDGDDLDEFLRFSLSVQNRRKSRSGHAFENHIETILSANGLPFERGANTEGRQKPDFLFPSDQAYKSSDYPCDKLRMLGAKTTCKDRWRQVLVEASRIKRKHLITMEPAISEAQTTQMDSMNLQLVVPDALHSTYQPTQANWLLSFHDFISDVKLATV
- a CDS encoding very short patch repair endonuclease, with the translated sequence MDVHDKQTRSKNMRAIRSKNTKPELLLRRLLHKEGLRYRVCPKAIPGKPDIWLRKYNAAIFVHGCFWHMHGCAVFKLPQTRQEFWKSKLESNFARDKVVQSQLRRLGIRVLVVWECSLKGKNRLAKPMINLLVKTWLVSGSSSGELTEQGLYAN